A genome region from Etheostoma cragini isolate CJK2018 chromosome 4, CSU_Ecrag_1.0, whole genome shotgun sequence includes the following:
- the LOC117943833 gene encoding protein disulfide isomerase Creld1 isoform X1, with protein MVRPLKMCGLISSIKYKGVLKWEKRVSAVFSAFKLYLGGQSSNTTQLKEVHSCPDTCSKCSGPESDQCEECKAGWTLHNNTCVDVDECGTELGICPTNSYCFNTDGSFECRGCDPACVGCMGSGPARCRKCASGYTLTGSKCLDIDECSDRVLTCHGLDEICTNTEGSFRCDCAAGFIHRDGVCVKKQQPGVQGKGLFEDIQDDEVEVLEQMIFGVVLCALATLAAKGDLVYTSVFMGAVAAMAGYWLSDRGDRLLDSFLKGR; from the exons ATGGTCCGCCCGCTCAAGATGTGTGGTTTGATTTCTTCAATCAAATACAAAGGAGTGTTGAAGTGGGAAAAGCGCGTGTCGGCTGTGTTCTCAGCATTTAAACTATACTTAGGAGGACAGAGTTCAAACACGACGCAGTTAAAGGAG GTGCACAGCTGTCCAGATACCTGCAGCAAGTGTTCAGGCCCAGAAAGTGACCAGTGTGAGGAATGTAAAGCAGGATGGACACTCCATAATAACACCTGTGTAG ACGTTGATGAGTGTGGCACGGAGCTGGGTATCTGTCCCACAAACAGCTACTGCTTCAATACAGATGGCTCCTTTGAGTGCAGAG GCTGTGACCCGGCCTGTGTGGGCTGTATGGGTAGCGGACCAGCACGCTGCAGGAAATGTGCCTCTGGGTACACACTGACAGGGTCCAAGTGTTTGG atATAGACGAATGTAGTGACAGGGTACTTACCTGTCATGGTCTGGATGAGATTTGTACCAACACAGAAGGCTCCTTCCGCTGTGACTGTGCTGCAGGATTCATCCATAGGGACGGCGTCTGTGTGAAGAAGCAGCAGCCTG GTGTTCAGGGAAAAGGTCTGTTTGAGGATATTCAGGATGACGAGGTGGAGGTGCTGGAGCAGATGATCTTTGGGGTGGTGCTTTGTGCTCTGGCCACGCTGGCTGCTAAGGGGGATTTGGTTTACACATCTGTATTCATGGGAGCAGTGGCAGCCATGGCAGGGTACTGGCTTTCTGACAGGGGAGACCGTTTGTTAGACAGCTTCCTAAAGGGACGTTAA
- the LOC117943833 gene encoding protein disulfide isomerase Creld1 isoform X2 — MYLVDLMGQVGVRMLHRNPLQAAWLCCLLAVQVHSCPDTCSKCSGPESDQCEECKAGWTLHNNTCVDVDECGTELGICPTNSYCFNTDGSFECRGCDPACVGCMGSGPARCRKCASGYTLTGSKCLDIDECSDRVLTCHGLDEICTNTEGSFRCDCAAGFIHRDGVCVKKQQPGVQGKGLFEDIQDDEVEVLEQMIFGVVLCALATLAAKGDLVYTSVFMGAVAAMAGYWLSDRGDRLLDSFLKGR; from the exons ATGTATCTTGTGGACCTGATGGGACAAGTGGGAGTAAGGATGCTTCACAGGAACCCGCTGCAGGCTGCCTGGCTTTGTTGTCTGTTGGCTGTTCAGGTGCACAGCTGTCCAGATACCTGCAGCAAGTGTTCAGGCCCAGAAAGTGACCAGTGTGAGGAATGTAAAGCAGGATGGACACTCCATAATAACACCTGTGTAG ACGTTGATGAGTGTGGCACGGAGCTGGGTATCTGTCCCACAAACAGCTACTGCTTCAATACAGATGGCTCCTTTGAGTGCAGAG GCTGTGACCCGGCCTGTGTGGGCTGTATGGGTAGCGGACCAGCACGCTGCAGGAAATGTGCCTCTGGGTACACACTGACAGGGTCCAAGTGTTTGG atATAGACGAATGTAGTGACAGGGTACTTACCTGTCATGGTCTGGATGAGATTTGTACCAACACAGAAGGCTCCTTCCGCTGTGACTGTGCTGCAGGATTCATCCATAGGGACGGCGTCTGTGTGAAGAAGCAGCAGCCTG GTGTTCAGGGAAAAGGTCTGTTTGAGGATATTCAGGATGACGAGGTGGAGGTGCTGGAGCAGATGATCTTTGGGGTGGTGCTTTGTGCTCTGGCCACGCTGGCTGCTAAGGGGGATTTGGTTTACACATCTGTATTCATGGGAGCAGTGGCAGCCATGGCAGGGTACTGGCTTTCTGACAGGGGAGACCGTTTGTTAGACAGCTTCCTAAAGGGACGTTAA